One stretch of Rhodoferax lithotrophicus DNA includes these proteins:
- a CDS encoding TetR/AcrR family transcriptional regulator — protein MIMTSVFILCKNESVMEVPMTGSSQTNQSFKMLEDKPSKVLSLGGGEMEKAYAYREVLLEQSRQEGLRKGIRTELRIRWAACALLESTSLDALKVQDICLQVEIAQGTLYQYFPDRDSLLEQILQDFVVFMKERMLAAARSSVGYEASVRQSTQTYSRLFEQNCGLMKCLLNHYETFPKAKTILQSLNRDWNATVVESVKKKRLSSGFGGQTSDVELQRRAYALGGMVDQYLSSIFLYADQSLSAIAGDRDAVVETLTYIWLQSFKDQFEPPK, from the coding sequence ATGATTATGACCTCAGTTTTTATTTTGTGCAAGAATGAATCCGTTATGGAGGTGCCGATGACAGGAAGTTCACAAACGAATCAGAGCTTTAAGATGCTTGAAGACAAGCCGAGTAAGGTGCTGAGTCTCGGTGGCGGTGAGATGGAGAAAGCTTACGCTTACCGTGAGGTTTTGCTTGAGCAATCACGCCAGGAGGGTTTGCGCAAAGGTATTCGTACTGAATTGCGCATTCGGTGGGCTGCTTGCGCGCTCCTGGAATCTACTTCGCTGGATGCTCTCAAGGTGCAGGATATTTGCCTGCAGGTGGAAATCGCCCAAGGCACGCTCTACCAGTATTTCCCGGATCGGGATAGTTTGCTGGAGCAGATATTGCAGGATTTTGTCGTGTTCATGAAAGAGCGGATGCTGGCGGCAGCCCGTTCAAGTGTGGGCTACGAAGCATCGGTTCGCCAGTCCACGCAGACTTACAGCCGATTGTTTGAGCAAAACTGCGGGCTGATGAAATGCCTGCTCAATCATTACGAAACGTTTCCCAAGGCAAAGACCATTCTTCAGTCTCTCAATCGTGACTGGAACGCAACAGTGGTGGAATCGGTCAAAAAGAAACGTCTCTCCAGTGGGTTTGGTGGCCAAACCAGTGATGTGGAGTTACAGCGCCGTGCCTACGCATTAGGGGGGATGGTGGACCAATACCTCTCCTCCATTTTTCTGTATGCAGACCAGAGTCTGTCTGCCATTGCAGGCGACAGGGATGCGGTTGTAGAAACCTTGACGTATATCTGGCTCCAATCCTTCAAAGATCAATTTGAACCACCCAAATGA